The following proteins are co-located in the Microcystis wesenbergii NRERC-220 genome:
- a CDS encoding O-linked N-acetylglucosamine transferase, SPINDLY family protein, giving the protein MSWQNEVKTALENNQYDIVSQFYEELIEREPLEISHYWYLGLVYLLQGREEEAQTTWLFVFTQGDEQETESWLLELSNILAAEANRQLELENLEISWLIRKHLQEINPSYLDNLLHLTLVEIKLNRFHPQQLQEWQILELITQGSVNSQLLERVVIAVMPYAHKYTVELVRLSLPYLDNSLELLNHVITVTRHFAFEKYQPIYSVDLAEAFLPLYPESWYLAVNLFWFYISLTDYEKAINLVNNLKETSQTIDLKMFSQSLLFNGSLRASKWNDIPSICQEYKHLIKKILEEKPQDIHPLVREALLTVMNPISYYEDNPKENRTLLNQIGSFFQKTYKEMLGFQEESFDKPREDNANKKLKIGYIAQSLKRHPVGLLSRWTINYHNREQFDIHLYMVSQPVDEITKKWFSNPADKIYHATADSLATYRKIKEDNIDILVDLDSGTGAIVAQVIALKPAPIQVNWLGFDGSGLPAVDYLLADAYVLPENAQEYYQEKIWRLPDAFVAVDGFEIAVPTLRREDLDINNDAVIYLSSQTAIKRNPAMIRLQMQILKSVPNSYFLIQGVADDNSLWDLFCQIAAEVGVETNRIKMLPLYQTETYRANLAIADVVLDTYPFNGGTTTLETLWMGIPLVVKVGQQWSSRNGYTLMMNAGITEGISWSDEEYVQWGIKLGLDRNLREEVRWKLRKSRHTSPLWNARQFTRDLENAYRQMWNIYCQS; this is encoded by the coding sequence ATGTCTTGGCAAAATGAAGTTAAAACCGCTTTAGAAAACAATCAATACGATATTGTTAGTCAGTTTTACGAAGAACTGATAGAAAGAGAACCCCTAGAAATTAGTCATTATTGGTATCTAGGATTAGTCTATCTTTTGCAAGGAAGAGAAGAAGAAGCACAAACTACTTGGTTATTTGTTTTCACTCAAGGGGATGAACAAGAAACCGAGTCATGGCTGCTAGAATTAAGCAATATTTTAGCAGCCGAAGCTAACCGACAATTAGAGTTAGAAAATCTAGAAATAAGTTGGTTAATTCGTAAACATCTACAGGAAATTAATCCCAGTTATCTCGATAATTTACTGCATTTAACTCTCGTTGAAATTAAATTAAATAGATTTCATCCTCAACAACTGCAAGAATGGCAAATACTAGAATTAATTACCCAGGGTTCAGTTAACTCTCAATTATTGGAACGGGTAGTGATTGCCGTCATGCCTTACGCTCATAAATATACCGTAGAATTAGTTCGGTTAAGTTTACCCTATCTTGACAATTCTCTAGAATTACTTAATCACGTCATCACTGTCACCCGACACTTTGCTTTTGAGAAATATCAACCTATTTATTCCGTTGACTTAGCGGAAGCTTTTCTTCCCCTTTATCCAGAAAGTTGGTACTTAGCCGTTAATTTATTCTGGTTTTATATCTCTTTAACTGACTATGAAAAAGCAATAAATTTAGTCAATAATTTGAAAGAGACAAGTCAAACGATTGATTTAAAAATGTTTAGTCAATCTCTTCTCTTTAATGGTTCTTTGCGAGCCTCAAAATGGAATGACATTCCTAGTATTTGTCAAGAGTATAAACACTTAATCAAAAAAATTCTAGAAGAAAAGCCTCAAGATATACATCCCTTAGTTCGGGAAGCTTTACTAACAGTTATGAATCCGATTTCTTACTATGAAGATAACCCGAAAGAGAATCGAACGCTTTTAAATCAGATTGGCAGTTTTTTCCAAAAAACCTACAAAGAAATGCTGGGTTTTCAAGAGGAAAGTTTTGACAAACCCAGAGAAGATAATGCAAATAAAAAACTTAAAATTGGTTACATTGCCCAAAGCTTAAAACGTCATCCCGTCGGTTTATTGAGTCGTTGGACTATTAATTATCACAATCGTGAGCAGTTTGATATTCACCTTTATATGGTGAGTCAACCTGTGGATGAAATAACTAAAAAATGGTTTTCTAATCCCGCAGATAAAATCTATCATGCTACTGCTGATTCCCTAGCAACCTACCGCAAAATTAAAGAAGATAACATCGATATTCTTGTGGACTTAGATAGTGGTACCGGGGCAATCGTTGCCCAAGTTATTGCCTTAAAACCTGCTCCTATTCAAGTTAACTGGTTAGGTTTTGATGGTTCCGGTTTACCCGCAGTAGATTATCTTTTAGCGGATGCTTATGTATTGCCAGAAAATGCCCAAGAATATTATCAAGAAAAAATCTGGCGTTTACCTGATGCTTTTGTCGCTGTGGATGGTTTTGAAATAGCCGTTCCTACCCTGCGAAGAGAAGATTTAGATATTAATAACGATGCGGTTATTTATCTAAGTTCTCAAACAGCAATTAAGCGTAATCCTGCGATGATTCGCTTACAAATGCAAATCCTCAAATCCGTACCTAATAGTTATTTCCTGATTCAAGGAGTTGCTGATGATAATTCCCTCTGGGATTTATTCTGTCAAATTGCCGCAGAAGTTGGGGTAGAAACTAATCGAATTAAGATGCTTCCTCTCTATCAGACGGAAACCTACAGGGCAAATTTAGCCATCGCTGATGTGGTTTTGGACACCTATCCCTTTAATGGTGGTACAACCACCTTAGAAACCCTCTGGATGGGAATTCCTCTCGTGGTTAAAGTGGGGCAACAATGGTCATCACGCAACGGTTATACTTTAATGATGAATGCGGGAATAACTGAGGGTATATCTTGGAGTGATGAGGAATATGTGCAGTGGGGAATTAAGTTAGGATTGGATAGAAATTTAAGAGAAGAAGTCCGTTGGAAACTCCGAAAGTCTCGTCATACATCTCCCCTCTGGAATGCCAGACAATTTACCAGAGATTTAGAAAATGCTTATCGGCAAATGTGGAATATTTATTGTCAATCTTAG
- a CDS encoding transposase: protein MLPELLPGQIIIIDNASFHPKERIKKLLAKAGCEVLFLPAYSPDLNKIEKFWARLKNYVSQIINDSENLVDAVSKAFRHLS from the coding sequence ATATTACCCGAACTACTACCCGGTCAAATTATCATCATTGATAACGCCAGTTTTCATCCCAAAGAGAGAATCAAAAAATTGTTAGCTAAAGCGGGATGTGAAGTGCTATTTTTACCCGCCTATTCTCCAGACCTCAACAAAATTGAAAAGTTCTGGGCTAGATTGAAAAACTATGTTAGTCAGATTATCAATGATAGTGAAAACCTTGTGGATGCTGTGAGTAAAGCCTTCAGGCATCTGTCCTAA
- a CDS encoding helix-turn-helix domain-containing protein, producing the protein MAAPYSDDLRQKAVSAVERGEKKSHVCRTLNISRNTLDLWLKRKKQTGTVAAKTNYRRGPKPQIDDLEAFQKLAEQYGHLTQEKMAQKWANPVSRMRIGQALKRIGFTRKKKLMATEKEMKKPEKSFSKKSEVMPRKDLSILMKLE; encoded by the coding sequence ATGGCAGCACCCTATAGTGATGATTTAAGACAGAAAGCAGTGAGTGCCGTAGAGCGAGGGGAGAAAAAAAGCCATGTCTGTCGCACCCTCAATATTAGTCGTAATACATTAGACCTATGGCTGAAACGGAAGAAACAAACTGGGACGGTGGCCGCTAAAACTAACTATCGTCGAGGGCCGAAGCCCCAAATTGACGATTTAGAAGCCTTTCAAAAGTTGGCCGAACAATATGGGCATTTGACCCAAGAAAAAATGGCGCAAAAATGGGCTAACCCAGTCAGTAGGATGAGAATTGGTCAAGCCCTCAAAAGAATTGGATTTACTAGAAAAAAAAAACTTATGGCTACAGAGAAAGAGATGAAGAAGCCCGAAAAGAGTTTCTCCAAAAAATCAGAGGTTATGCCCCGGAAAGATTTGTCTATATTGATGAAGCTGGAATAG